From the genome of Callithrix jacchus isolate 240 chromosome 7, calJac240_pri, whole genome shotgun sequence, one region includes:
- the OLFM3 gene encoding noelin-3 isoform X3 yields MRATSSLLNLLLLSLLTGLDPSKVQNMSQSIEVLNLRTQRDFQYVLKMETQMKGLKAKFRQIEDDRKTLMTKHFQELKEKMDELLPLIPVLEQYKTDAKLITQFKEEIRNLSAVLTGIQEEIGAYDYEELHQRVLSLETRLRDCMKKLTCGKLMKITGPITVKTSGTRFGAWMTDPLASEKNNRVWYMDSYTNNKIVREYKSIADFVSGAESRTYNLPFKWAGTNHVVYNGSLYFNKYQSNIIIKYSFDMGRVLAQRSLEYAGFHNVYPYTWGGFSDIDLMADEIGLWAVYATNQNAGNIVISQLNQDTLEVTKSWSTGYPKRSAGESFMICGTLYVTNSHLTGAKVYYSYSTKTSTYEYTDIPFHNQYFHISMLDYNARDRALYAWNNGHQVLFNVTLFHIIKTEDDT; encoded by the exons GTTCAGAACATGTCCCAGTCTATTGAGGTCTTAAACTTGAGAACTCAGAGAGATTttcaatatgttttaaaaatggaaacccaAATGAAAGGGCTGAAGGCAAAGTTTCGGCAGATTGAAGATGATCGAAAGACACTTATGACCAAGCATTTTCAG GAgttgaaagagaaaatggatgAGCTCCTGCCCTTGATCCCCGTGCTGGAACAGTATAAAACAGATGCTAAGTTAATCACCCAGTTTAAGGAGGAAATCCGGAATCTGTCTGCCGTCCTCACTGGAATTCAGGAGGAAATTGGTGCCTATGACTATGAGGAACTACATCAAAGGGTGCTGAGCTTGGAAACCAGACTTCGTGACTGCATGAAAAAACTAA CTTGTGGTAAACTGATGAAAATCACAGGCCCAATTACGGTCAAGACATCTGGAACCCGATTTGGCGCTTGGATGACAGATCCTTTagcatctgaaaaaaacaacaga gTCTGGTACATGGACAGTTATACTAACAATAAAATTGTTCGTGAATACAAATCAATTGCAGACTTTGTCAGTGGGGCTGAATCAAGGACATACAACCTTCCTTTCAAGTGGGCAGGAACTAACCATGTTGTCTACAATGGCTCACTCTATTTTAACAAGTATCAGAGTAATATCATCATCAAATACAGCTTTGATATGGGGAGAGTGCTTGCCCAACGAAGCCTGGAGTATGCTGGTTTTCATAATGTTTACCCCTACACCTGGGGTGGATTCTCTGACATCGACCTAATGGCTGATGAAATCGGGCTGTGGGCTGTGTATGCAACTAACCAGAATGCAGGCAATATTGTCATCAGCCAACTTAACCAAGATACCTTGGAGGTGACGAAGAGCTGGAGCACTGGCTACCCCAAGAGAAGTGCAGGGGAATCTTTCATGATCTGTGGGACCCTGTATGTCACCAACTCCCACTTAACTGGAGCCAAGGTGTATTATTCCTATTCCACCAAAACCTCCACATATGAGTACACAGACATTCCCTTCCATAACCAATACTTTCACATATCCATGCTTGACTACAATGCAAGAGATCGAGCTCTTTATGCCTGGAACAACGGCCACCAGGTCCTGTTCAATGTCACCCTTTTCCATATCATCAAGACAGAGGATGACACATAG
- the OLFM3 gene encoding noelin-3 isoform X2, with translation MRATSSLLNLLLLSLLTGLDPSKTQISPKEGWQVYSSAQDPDGRCICTVVAPEQNLCSRDAKSRQLRQLLEKVQNMSQSIEVLNLRTQRDFQYVLKMETQMKGLKAKFRQIEDDRKTLMTKHFQELKEKMDELLPLIPVLEQYKTDAKLITQFKEEIRNLSAVLTGIQEEIGAYDYEELHQRVLSLETRLRDCMKKLTCGKLMKITGPITVKTSGTRFGAWMTDPLASEKNNRVWYMDSYTNNKIVREYKSIADFVSGAESRTYNLPFKWAGTNHVVYNGSLYFNKYQSNIIIKYSFDMGRVLAQRSLEYAGFHNVYPYTWGGFSDIDLMADEIGLWAVYATNQNAGNIVISQLNQDTLEVTKSWSTGYPKRSAGESFMICGTLYVTNSHLTGAKVYYSYSTKTSTYEYTDIPFHNQYFHISMLDYNARDRALYAWNNGHQVLFNVTLFHIIKTEDDT, from the exons ACTCAGATTAGTCCTAAAGAAGGGTGGCAGGTGTACAGCTCAGCTCAGGATCCTGATGGGCGGTGCATTTGCACAGTTGTTGCTCCGGAACAAAACCTGTGTTCCCGGGATGCCAAAAGCAGGCAACTTCGCCAACTACTGGAAAAG GTTCAGAACATGTCCCAGTCTATTGAGGTCTTAAACTTGAGAACTCAGAGAGATTttcaatatgttttaaaaatggaaacccaAATGAAAGGGCTGAAGGCAAAGTTTCGGCAGATTGAAGATGATCGAAAGACACTTATGACCAAGCATTTTCAG GAgttgaaagagaaaatggatgAGCTCCTGCCCTTGATCCCCGTGCTGGAACAGTATAAAACAGATGCTAAGTTAATCACCCAGTTTAAGGAGGAAATCCGGAATCTGTCTGCCGTCCTCACTGGAATTCAGGAGGAAATTGGTGCCTATGACTATGAGGAACTACATCAAAGGGTGCTGAGCTTGGAAACCAGACTTCGTGACTGCATGAAAAAACTAA CTTGTGGTAAACTGATGAAAATCACAGGCCCAATTACGGTCAAGACATCTGGAACCCGATTTGGCGCTTGGATGACAGATCCTTTagcatctgaaaaaaacaacaga gTCTGGTACATGGACAGTTATACTAACAATAAAATTGTTCGTGAATACAAATCAATTGCAGACTTTGTCAGTGGGGCTGAATCAAGGACATACAACCTTCCTTTCAAGTGGGCAGGAACTAACCATGTTGTCTACAATGGCTCACTCTATTTTAACAAGTATCAGAGTAATATCATCATCAAATACAGCTTTGATATGGGGAGAGTGCTTGCCCAACGAAGCCTGGAGTATGCTGGTTTTCATAATGTTTACCCCTACACCTGGGGTGGATTCTCTGACATCGACCTAATGGCTGATGAAATCGGGCTGTGGGCTGTGTATGCAACTAACCAGAATGCAGGCAATATTGTCATCAGCCAACTTAACCAAGATACCTTGGAGGTGACGAAGAGCTGGAGCACTGGCTACCCCAAGAGAAGTGCAGGGGAATCTTTCATGATCTGTGGGACCCTGTATGTCACCAACTCCCACTTAACTGGAGCCAAGGTGTATTATTCCTATTCCACCAAAACCTCCACATATGAGTACACAGACATTCCCTTCCATAACCAATACTTTCACATATCCATGCTTGACTACAATGCAAGAGATCGAGCTCTTTATGCCTGGAACAACGGCCACCAGGTCCTGTTCAATGTCACCCTTTTCCATATCATCAAGACAGAGGATGACACATAG
- the OLFM3 gene encoding noelin-3 isoform X1, whose product MSPPLLKLGAVLSTMAMISNWMSQTLPSLVGLNTTRLSTPDTLTQISPKEGWQVYSSAQDPDGRCICTVVAPEQNLCSRDAKSRQLRQLLEKVQNMSQSIEVLNLRTQRDFQYVLKMETQMKGLKAKFRQIEDDRKTLMTKHFQELKEKMDELLPLIPVLEQYKTDAKLITQFKEEIRNLSAVLTGIQEEIGAYDYEELHQRVLSLETRLRDCMKKLTCGKLMKITGPITVKTSGTRFGAWMTDPLASEKNNRVWYMDSYTNNKIVREYKSIADFVSGAESRTYNLPFKWAGTNHVVYNGSLYFNKYQSNIIIKYSFDMGRVLAQRSLEYAGFHNVYPYTWGGFSDIDLMADEIGLWAVYATNQNAGNIVISQLNQDTLEVTKSWSTGYPKRSAGESFMICGTLYVTNSHLTGAKVYYSYSTKTSTYEYTDIPFHNQYFHISMLDYNARDRALYAWNNGHQVLFNVTLFHIIKTEDDT is encoded by the exons ATGAGTCCTCCACTGCTGAAGCTTGGCGCTGTGCTTAGCACCATGGCAATGATCTCAAACTGGATGTCCCAAACTCTCCCATCCTTGGTGGGACTGAACACCACGAGGCTGTCGACGCCGGATACCTTA ACTCAGATTAGTCCTAAAGAAGGGTGGCAGGTGTACAGCTCAGCTCAGGATCCTGATGGGCGGTGCATTTGCACAGTTGTTGCTCCGGAACAAAACCTGTGTTCCCGGGATGCCAAAAGCAGGCAACTTCGCCAACTACTGGAAAAG GTTCAGAACATGTCCCAGTCTATTGAGGTCTTAAACTTGAGAACTCAGAGAGATTttcaatatgttttaaaaatggaaacccaAATGAAAGGGCTGAAGGCAAAGTTTCGGCAGATTGAAGATGATCGAAAGACACTTATGACCAAGCATTTTCAG GAgttgaaagagaaaatggatgAGCTCCTGCCCTTGATCCCCGTGCTGGAACAGTATAAAACAGATGCTAAGTTAATCACCCAGTTTAAGGAGGAAATCCGGAATCTGTCTGCCGTCCTCACTGGAATTCAGGAGGAAATTGGTGCCTATGACTATGAGGAACTACATCAAAGGGTGCTGAGCTTGGAAACCAGACTTCGTGACTGCATGAAAAAACTAA CTTGTGGTAAACTGATGAAAATCACAGGCCCAATTACGGTCAAGACATCTGGAACCCGATTTGGCGCTTGGATGACAGATCCTTTagcatctgaaaaaaacaacaga gTCTGGTACATGGACAGTTATACTAACAATAAAATTGTTCGTGAATACAAATCAATTGCAGACTTTGTCAGTGGGGCTGAATCAAGGACATACAACCTTCCTTTCAAGTGGGCAGGAACTAACCATGTTGTCTACAATGGCTCACTCTATTTTAACAAGTATCAGAGTAATATCATCATCAAATACAGCTTTGATATGGGGAGAGTGCTTGCCCAACGAAGCCTGGAGTATGCTGGTTTTCATAATGTTTACCCCTACACCTGGGGTGGATTCTCTGACATCGACCTAATGGCTGATGAAATCGGGCTGTGGGCTGTGTATGCAACTAACCAGAATGCAGGCAATATTGTCATCAGCCAACTTAACCAAGATACCTTGGAGGTGACGAAGAGCTGGAGCACTGGCTACCCCAAGAGAAGTGCAGGGGAATCTTTCATGATCTGTGGGACCCTGTATGTCACCAACTCCCACTTAACTGGAGCCAAGGTGTATTATTCCTATTCCACCAAAACCTCCACATATGAGTACACAGACATTCCCTTCCATAACCAATACTTTCACATATCCATGCTTGACTACAATGCAAGAGATCGAGCTCTTTATGCCTGGAACAACGGCCACCAGGTCCTGTTCAATGTCACCCTTTTCCATATCATCAAGACAGAGGATGACACATAG